Proteins encoded by one window of Puntigrus tetrazona isolate hp1 chromosome 25, ASM1883169v1, whole genome shotgun sequence:
- the LOC122331253 gene encoding mucin-2: protein KSTTSTTPSTTNPTTTTKSTTSTTPSMSTTTKPTTTSPIPSTTTNPTTTTKSTTSTTPSTSTNTKPTTTSPIPSTTTNPTTTTKSTTSTTPSTSTTTKLTTTSPIPSTTTKPTTTTSTTSTTPSTSTTTKPTTTTKSTTSTTPTPSTTTKPSTTSPIPSTTTNPTTTTKSTTSTTPSTSTTTKPTTTSPISSTTTNPTTTTKSTTSTTPSTSTTTKPTTTSPIPSTTTNPTTTTKSTTQQNLPTTTTTKLTTTSPIPSTTTKPTTTTSTTSTTPSTSTTTKPTTTTKSTSSTTPSTSTTTKPTTTSPILSTTTNPTTTTKSTTSTTPSTSTTTKPTTTSPIPSTTTNPTTTTKSTTSTTPSMSTTTKPTTTSPIPSTTTNPTTTTKSPSTTPSTSTTTKPTTTSPIPSTTTNPTTTTKSTTSTTPSMSTTTKPTTTSPIPSTTTNPTTTTKSTTSTTPSTSTTTKPTTTSPIPSTTTKPTTTTSTTSTTPFTSTTSTTPSTSTTTKPTTTSPIPSTTTNPTTTTKSTTSTTPSTSTTTKPTTTSPILSTTTNPTTTTKSTTSTTPSMSTTTKPTTTSPIPSTTTNPTTTTKSTTSTTPSTSTTTKPTTTSPIPSTTTKPTTTTSTTSTTPSTSTTTKPTTTSPISSTTTNPTTTTKSTTSTTPSTSTTTKPTTTSPIPSTTTNPTTTTKSTTSTTPSTSTTTKLTTTSPIPSTTTKPTTTTSTTSTTPSTSTTTKPTTTTKSTSSTTPSTSTTTPSTSTTTKPTTTSPIPSTITNPTTTTKSTTSTTPSMSPTTIPTTTTKSTTLTTPTPSTMTKPTTTSPIPSTTTKPTTTTKSTTSTTSSTSTTTKPTTTSPIPSTTTNPTTTTKSTTSTTPSTSTTTKPTTTSPIPSTTTKPTTTTSTTSTTPSTSTTTKPTTTTKSTTSTTPSTSTTTKPTTTSPIPSTTTNPTTTTKSTTSTTPSTSTTTKPTTTSPIPSTTTNPTTTTKSTTSTTPSTSTTTKPTTTSPIPSTTTKPTTTTSTTSTTPSTSTTTKPTTTTKSTTSTTPSTSTTTKPTTTSPIPSTTTKPTTTTSTTSTTPSTSTTTKPTTTSPIPST from the exons aaatctaccacatcaaccacaccttccac cacaaatcctactacaacaacaaaatctaccacatcaaccacaccttccatgtcaactaccacaaaacctactacaacatcacccatCCCGTCAACTACAACAAatcctactacaacaacaaaatctaccacatcaaccacaccttccacatcaactaacacaaaacctactacaacatcacccatcccgtcaactaccacaaatcctactacaacaacaaaatctaccacatcaaccacaccttccacatcaactaccacaaaacttactacaacatcacccatCCCATCAACTACCACcaaacctactacaacaacatctaccacatcaaccacaccttccacatcaactaccacaaaacctactacaacaacaaaatctaccacatcaacTACACCTACCccatcaactaccacaaaaccttctacaacatcacccatcccgtcaactaccacaaatcctactacaacaacaaaatctaccacatcaaccacaccttccacatcaactaccacaaaacctactacaacatcacccatCTCGTCAACTACAACAAatcctactacaacaacaaaatctaccacatcaaccacaccttccacatcaactaccacaaaacctactacaacatcacccatcccgtcaactaccacaaatcctactacaacaacaaaatctaccacaCAACAAAATCTACCTACCACAACTACCACAAAACTtactacaacatcacccatCCCATCAACTACCACcaaacctactacaacaacatctaccacatcaaccacaccttccacatcaactaccacaaaacctactacaacaacaaaatctacctcatcaaccacaccttccacttcaactaccacaaaacctactacaacatcacccatCCTGTCAACTACAACAAatcctactacaacaacaaaatctaccacatcaaccacaccttccacgtcaactaccacaaaacctactacaacatcacccatcccgtcaactaccacaaatcctactacaacaacaaaatctaccacatcaaccacaccttccatgtcaactaccacaaaacctactacaacatcacccatCCCGTCAACTACAACAAatcctactacaacaacaaaatcaccatcaaccacaccttccacatcaactaccacaaaacctactacaacatcacccatcccgtcaactaccacaaatcctactacaacaacaaaatctaccacatcaaccacaccttccatgtcaactaccacaaaacctactacaacatcacccatcccgtcaactaccacaaatcctactacaacaacaaaatctaccacatcaaccacaccttccacatcaactaccacaaaacctactacaacatcacccatCCCATCAACTACCACcaaacctactacaacaacatctaccacatcaaccacaccttTCACAT ctaccacatcaaccacaccttccacatcaactaccacaaaacctactacaacatcacccatCCCGTCAACTACAACAAatcctactacaacaacaaaatctaccacatcaaccacaccttccacgtcaactaccacaaaacctactacaacatcacccatcctgtcaactaccacaaatcctactacaacaacaaaatctaccacatcaaccacaccttccatgtcaactaccacaaaacctactacaacatcacccatcccgtcaactaccacaaatcctactacaacaacaaaatctaccacatcaaccacaccttccacatcaactaccacaaaacctactacaacatcacccatCCCATCAACTACCACcaaacctactacaacaacatctaccacatcaaccacaccttccacatcaactaccacaaaacctactacaacatcacccatCTCGTCAACTACAACAAatcctactacaacaacaaaatctaccacatcaaccacaccttccacatcaactaccacaaaacctactacaacatcacccatcccgtcaactaccacaaatcctactacaacaacaaaatctaccacatcaaccacaccttccacatcaactaccacaaaacttactacaacatcacccatCCCATCAACTACCACcaaacctactacaacaacatctaccacatcaaccacaccttccacatcaactaccacaaaacctactacaacaacaaaatctacctcatcaaccacaccttccacttcaact accacaccttccacgtcaactaccacaaaacctactacaacatcacccatCCCGTCAACTATCACAAatcctactacaacaacaaaatctaccacatcaaccacaccttccaTGTCACCTACCACAAtacctactacaacaacaaaatctaccacatTAACTACACCTACCCCATCAACTATgacaaaacctactacaacatcacccatcccatcaactaccacaaaacctactacaacaacaaaatctaccacatcaaccacaTCTTCCACATCAACAaccacaaaacctactacaacatcacccatcccgtcaactaccacaaatcctactacaacaacaaaatctaccacatcaaccacaccttccacatcaactaccacaaaacctactacaacatcacccatCCCATCAACTACCACcaaacctactacaacaacatctaccacatcaaccacaccttccacatcaactaccacaaaacctactacaacaacaaaatctaccacatcaaccacaccttccacatcaactaccacaaaacctactacaacatcacccatcccgtcaactaccacaaatcctactacaacaacaaaatctaccacatcaaccacaccttccacatcaacaaccacaaaacctactacaacatcacccatcccgtcaactaccacaaatcctactacaacaacaaaatctaccacatcaaccacaccttccacatcaactaccacaaaacctactacaacatcacccatCCCATCAACTACCACcaaacctactacaacaacatctaccacatcaaccacaccttccacatcaactaccacaaaacctactacaacaacaaagtctaccacatcaaccacaccttccacatcaactaccacaaaacctactacaacatcacccatCCCATCAACTACCACcaaacctactacaacaacatctaccacatcaaccacaccttccacatcaactaccacaaaacctactacaacatcacccatcccgtcaact